The genome window TTATTGATTAAATAGATATGTCTAAAATCAAGAAGCGAATAATAAAAAGTAAATTTTGATTGTCTTTTAGGTTATTAATTTGTTCCTCAATTTCTTTTTTAGACATGTGGAATTTTCTCTATTTCTTGCACGAATTTGCAAATACCATTCATTTAGTAGTTCGGTAAGCTGTTCGTTTCCCTTCAACTGAACGTTCATATAATCCTCCTTATCATCCCAAAATAAAAGGAATATTCTTATAATACATGATAACAGATAACAAATTTGCCTACTGTATATGGTATTATGTTTCAAAATTCGTCTGAATATTGAGAAAATATAAGAACTTGTAGTAGAACATTAAATAATAAGACTAAATATTAGTGTCACGCAACATCAAGAACTTTCTGCCGTAAATCAGATGAAGAATGAAATACAGCGTAGTATGGGTGATAGTTATACATATGAGGTAGAAATAGCTATGTCTAGTAGATAAGAACCCTGCCTATCCTGTAGCGATTCAAGAGTTGAAAGAAGAGAAACATATGCCTGAAGGCAAGTTAGATATCTCAATAATATAGTGGAACAAGATCACCGTTTCATTAAGAAACGTGTGCGTTCTATGTTGGAATTCAAGTCATTTAAAACAGCAATCTCTATATTGATTGGTGTTGAAGCCATTCATAAAGCGATTGTATAAGCATCCTGTTCTGTAAGATTTGTTAGATTCACTATTACTATGGGATATCAATCCTTAATGTTGAGATAGAAGTATTTAAATAAGAAAAAGCCGCTAGCTAATTTATACTAGCGGTTTTTGATTTCGTATTGAAGATATCTTCTGAAATTCATATATTCTTCTTGCAACTTTTCGTATTTATAACCAAGGAATTCTGTATACTCATTTAGTTGTTTCTCTAACTGTTCCCTTTTTCCTGTTGGTAATGTAAGTAATTCTTGATAAAGATCTTGTGTCATGAAAGGTAGTTCTCGATTCTGTTCGAGTTCTTTCCCTTCTATAGCAAGGTCTTTTTTGTTTGATCTTCTTCCATAAATAATTTTTCTTCTTTAATCTTCTTAGTATTACCGACTAAGAAGTCTGTACTGACATCAAAAAGGTTTGCGATGACAATTAAAATACTGTAAGGAGGTTCAGCTCCTTTATTCTCCCAGTTAGATATCGTTGTTTGAGCAAAAGATGTCCCAGTAACGTTTCCAATTTCTTCACCTAACTGTTTCATACTCCAACCATTTTCAAGTCTCAATGTTTTTACACGTGCGCCGAAAATACTCATAACTTTAGTAATCCTCCTTCTAAAAAGTGTAATTCTCCAAATGAAGTGTATTGTATCCGTAACTTAAAGGGGTGTTTAACTATAAAAGTGATTTTTCGAAAAATATTTCTAAAAATAACCAAAAATAGGGTTGATTTAACTTTAAAAGTGATATATCATGCTTATAAAGGTAACCGAAAGGAGGTTAAAAATTACGGTGTTATATTACGAACGTAAAACTCAAAATTATTCTTTGGAACGAATTTCTCAAAATTTAAATATCAAACCTCAAGTGTTACATGCCATTGAAAGGGGCAAGTCGGGCGTTAATGCAGAAAGAGCTGAAAAAATCTCTGAATTTTTTAACAAACCCGTAGAATATTTTTTTGTACCGACGTATTATAAAGTTCGTGAATAACCGAAATATAGTAATTAGATACTTAAATCAAGAAATAAAATAACTATACAAGTTTAATTATAGTAAAAAACTCTAGCAATTTAAATACAATTAATGCTCCATAATTATTAATCTTTGAAATTAATAAAGATTACTAAAGCATTAAACATATTGCGAAGGATAAGAAAAAGCCTACACCACCAACGCCACAACCACAAACACCGGAACAACCAAAAGTAACAGAAAATCCGGTTCTACCACAACCAGAGAAACCACAACAAATTTTGAAACTAACATAACCAAAAAACACACCACAGAAAGTAGAAATAAAACTTCCAGAAACAGGTGAGAAACTTGAAAATCCGTACGAAAAGTGGATCTGTTTTGTAAGTATCGCACTTGGCTTAGTAGGAACAATATTTGCATTGAGAAATCGAAAAAATGTTGAGTAAAACGTAAGGAAGATGAAAATAGAAAGGAGAGAAATCTATGTTAGGAGTAGCTGGGAAGTACTCAAAGGCAATTAGAACTTTAAAGAATATGAATGGAGGAGAAAGGGTTGTTGATGTAATAAAAGCCCGTTTTGGAGCTTACAGAACGGTTATAGAGGGTGTAAGAGATTCTAAAGATAATTACATTTTCATTTTTGATCCGAAGGGCATCTTTTATAACGATACTCACGAGGAAAAGCGAGAACAAGGCTACCAATTGCTAAAACATGATCTGTTAGCTGGTTATGAAATACTTCAAATCGGGACGTATGAGAAAGCGGTCGTTTACATCAGTGTAGAAACTGAACAAAGTACGTATAAAGATCGAGGAGAAGCGTTATCTAGTTTTCTTCAGTATCTAACAGAATGCAAGAATATAGGACCAATTCACCTGGTATTTCATCAATATGATTTGTACCCCATCCCTCATATGGAGCAGTTTTTAAAAGAAAGTGCAACATACCACGTACAGAATTCGATCGTAGTTGAATCTCAATCCGCATTACAACACATATACGGTAAAGAAGCAGCACAACGCATTATAACTTCGTACAACACAACTATCCTAGCATGATATAAAGTTCTTATTCACTATTTTATCCTATCTAGATGGCTAGAAAACTAGATGAGGGAGATATTAATTTTTCTCCCTTCATTTCAAAAATAGGAGGCGATCATATGGGAAAAGAACAAAGAATCACATTTTATGATATTGCAGCATCACAAGCTCATAGTGTAAAAACCTTTGATGGAAAGACATATGAACTGAAAGGTGCCATTGCAATTGAAAATGGCACAGGAAGTATTGAAAAAGTAGCGCAAATTTATTATCAAGTTCGCTCGGTCGTGGATGGACATCAGAATCTTATTGCAAAACGAAAACATAAAGAGGCTGAATTAGTAGCTGTAAAAGGTAAAAGTAAGTAAAACAAGCGATTTTGAAGTGTGCTGAGAGAATAGCACAATGTAGCACAATGAGTTTTGTTCTTTGAGAAATGAATATAGCGTGCCACCCTTGAAACGGTCACTAGAGGGGTTCGGTATACGATCAAAGTTTGGGGAGTGGGTACGTAAAACTCGCCTGTGACCATAGGAAAGTACGGTGTATCAATGATCTGTAAGCATTAGTAATCGTGAGGAATATCCCAGTTTGACATTCTGAAGAAGCGGTGAACATGACAAACAGTAGATATGCGAGGTTCTACGTTCATGCCAAAATACATAGTGCGGTATTGGGCATATAAAAGTTAAGTCGGGATTAACTTTTATACGCATGCCAATACAGGGTTCGTCATATCAGCCACAAATGACATTTCCATTTTTTCTTTCCGTTTCCTTTTTCTTGCTATAATAAAGACAGATGTTGGAGTCAGATTTGATTCTCAGTAGACTTCAAAATCGCTTATTAAAAATATGGTTAAGGGAGGAATTGAAATGAGTCGCAAAGCGTGGATTATTTCCGCTGTTGTTGGACTTTTTATAGCAATCGCTATTGGTTCAACATTTGTCTTTTCAAGCTCAGGAAAAGGGGAAGTAATGGAACTAAGTCCGTTAGAAATGAAGAAGTTCATGAGTGAAGACGGTACAGGATTTGTTATGTTATCTAACGATAAAAAAGAAGAGAGGACAGATTGTATAATGTAAAAAACTCGCTCAACAGTATAACATTGTTGTGAGAGAATTAAGTGGGGATAGAGAAGATGTACCAGGTACAAGTAATCCACATGATTTTGGACTATCACAAAAACGAAATTCTCTTGCATATTATGAAAATGGTAAATTAAAAAAAGAAATTAAGCTTTCTGAAATTAAACTTTCTGAATTTGAAAAAGAAGTTGGTTTCTTTATTAAAAATACGAAAGAACAATATCAAAAATAATCACGGTATCATTGAAAGGTGGTGATAAGGTGACGATTACGCAAAAGAATTAAAAAAGAAAGAGAAATGGTATCCAACCTCTTAAAAGCCAATGGTGAAGATTATAACCATTGGCTTCATTTACATCATCAGAAGTACATTGAGGAAAATCAAGATTTAATCTTGCAAGCTTTGAATGCATTTAAAGCAACACCAACACAAGCAGCTGAAGTAGAAAGTAAGCCAAACGAACAAAGTCAAGTTAGGCAAATTGTTGAAATATAAAAATTAAGAGGAGAGTGAATGTGTATGTTTGAATCAATTGCTCAAATGTTAGTTTTAGGTGATGCGATGGATGGTTTAGTGAATACTGGGAACTCATTAATTACTTGGATGCAAAGAGGTGCAATGGTAAGTACAGCGATTGTATTTTGTTGGGGTGCTTATCTTCTCATTTGGGGTGGTCAGCAAGGAAGACATAAGTGCGTTGGGTGGTTTATCGGAGGTGCAGTTGGATTAGTTATCGTAATGGGATGCACATACTTAGCTGAAAGTGTAGATAGCAATATCAAATTTGGTCAGATCTTATTTCCTTTTCTGTGGTTAAAATAGTAAAAATATATCAATAGGGCAATGGAAAGGCTATGCAAGGGGTATGGCTTTTTTCTTGCCCTTTTTCATGGATTTTGAAATAAACAGAAGAAAGGAGAAGCTATGTTTGTAATTTTTAAGAATAGTAACCTATCAGAAATTGAGTCAGAAAGCCAATATCGTTTTCAAGAAGCCTATACACTAACAAAACGTTTAGAACGTAATTTCAGGGAAGATGGACGTAAAGAAAGTGTTGATTTTGACCTGTTAGATGAACATTCTAATGAAATTTATAAGGGTACTTTATCGCTTGGTTCAGGATATGCAGAACACATTTTTGATCACATTTATAAGAAAATGAATTTAATGCAATTAGATCCAGAACAAGAAGAACAAAAGAATGAGATTTTAGGAGTGTTAGAAGCGGAAATGAATGATTCTCCATTTGATGAGGAATACGAGTATGAAGAGGAGCAATCAGAAGGAATTGAAGATCCCCTCATAACCCACCACAAGAAGTAAACGCAGCTGAAAAGGCTGAAAAGGGAAATAAGAAGTCGTTAAAGATTATCGCTAGTGTCATAGGAAGTATTGTTTTGGTCGGTGCAGGAGCCATATTTGCTTTTAAAATATTTTCTTCCAAGCCATCTTCTAGTGTAAGTGCTGGTTCTGAAAACTATTTAGTCAAAGGATTACAGCAAGCAGCCATTCAACAATACGGAGAAGCGGCAAAACAGTTTGATAAGGTAACTTATACGGATTTAGATAAAGATAGCCAAAAAGCAGTTTTATTTACTTATTTATTGAATGGAAAAGCAAACAAGGCATTACAGTATGAGCCGAAATTTGCTGAAAGTGTTGTTGCTTATTTCATCGGAATAGACAATATGAAAAAACTCGATGAGATTGATGTTAAAAATGACGTGATTGACTTTGAAAAGTCAGCACTTAATAAGAAATATGAAGATGTCATTCGGTTAAAAGGAAAAGTAAATTTGGATGGTAGGCGTGAAAAGCTCGTTGCTGAAGCCTATGTGAATCTAAAAAATATGATGATTGTTTTACTTTTGCGAAAACACAAGGAAATAAAAACCTTATGAAAGAGGTCAAAGAGTTACAAAAACGTGATGTAGAACAATCTTCTCTTAACGAAGAAGAAAAGAAAGCGAAAATAGAAAAAATTGATAAAGATTTGAAAGAAGTATAGAGGGGGAATTACATTGCCACTGAATTATGATCAGTTTTTTAGGAAGATAGGGGTTGTAGCCGTTGGTACTTCATTGATGTTAGGCGGTATATTTGGCTGTAGCTTATTTGGTGAAGATAGTAAAGAATCGAAAAGCAAGGCAGCTATTACAAAAAAGGCTGGTAAAAACAAGAAAGAAGAAAATAAGAAATCAGCGGAAAGCTTAAATGAAAAAGATTTTGCAGCCATTACAGAAAATGTAATTCAAGGAAAGGATAAAGATGTTGCTTATGTGTTAGAGGAACTTGATAAATCGAAGATTCATTACAAGGATAAGGCGGTTGCAAGTAATCTCCAAAATGGAGATGAAACATCTTCTCGCGTTATCGCATTATTTGATAAAGAGATCTCTGACAAAAACCTCAACGATACAGCAAAAGATAATATTATTGCAGCTATTACGGACGGAAGTCCACAACCAACACTTGATGGCGATGATTTTGCATTTGGAAACAAGGATGATGGTTCATCTGTTGCAAGTATTGGTGATGTTATTCCACCAGTTAAACTAGAAGAAGAGAACGGTGGTACGGCAAATCCAGGGCCAGATAAACCGAAACCACCTGTAGAACCGCCAACAGATCCAGAGCCACCAACAGATCCAGAGCCACCAACAGATCCAGAACCGCCAACAGATCCAGAATCGCCAACAGATCCAGAACCACCAACAGATCCAGAGCCGCCGACAGATCCAGAACCGCCAACAGATCCAGAGCCGCCGACAGATCCAGAACCGCCAACAGATCCAGAACCGCCAACAGATCCAGAACCGCCGACAGATCCAGAACCACCAACAGATCCAGAGCCACCAACAGATCCAGAGCCACCAACAGATCCAGAACCACCAACAGATCCAGAGCCACCGACAGATCCAGAACCGCCAACAGACCCAGAGCCGCCGACAGATCCAGAACCGCCAACAGATCCAGAGCCGCCGACAGATCCAGAGCCGCCGACAGATCCAGAACCGCCAACAGATCCAGAACCGCCAACAGATCCAGAGCCGCCGACAGATCCAGAACCGCCAACAGATCCAGAGCCGCCAACAGATCCAGAACCGCCAACAGATCCAGAACCGCCAACAGATCCAGAGCCGCCGACAGATCCAGAACCGCCAACAGATCCAGAGCCGCCAACAGATCCAGAACCGCCAACAGATCCAGAGCCGCCGACAGATCCAGAACCACCAACAGATCCAGAACCACCAACAGACCCAGAACCACCGACGGATCCAGAACCAGATAAGCCAGAACCGCCAACAGATCCAGAACCGCCAACAGATCCAGAACCGCCAACAGATCCAGAACCGCCAACAGATCCAGAACCACCAACAGACCCAGAACCACCAACAGACCCAGAACCACCAACAGACCCAGAACCACCGACGGATCCAGAACCAGATAAGCCAGAACCGAAGCAAGATCAAAACCAGCAGCAACAAAATGATGGGAAATCAAATGTAGTTGTATAAAGGGGGAGTCATAATACCCATGCATGATGAAAAAAACCAATGAAATACGTGTTAGCTGAAAAGAAAGTGCTCATTCCCATGAGCGCTTTTTTATTTATTGGGATCTTTTTAGTTTCAAATTTTCTATTGAATTTAGTTTTAGAACTCATTCGAACAACGTTCAATAATGTGCTAAAGCCAGAGCCTTTTCATATCGAGAGTGGATATTTATTTCAAATGCCAGTTTCAGAATATCCTATTTACTACATGATTGTTTTCCTTGTAGCGTGTGGCATTGTTGTAAAAACGGTATATAGCTTTAGATCATCTTTTAAAGATTTAAACAAAGATCAAAAAGGTTCAGGTCGTTTTTCTCCATTGGAAGAGTTAAAACAACAGTATCGAGCAATTCCAGACAAAACCGAAAGATATGCTGGAAAAGGCGGTATTGTCATTTCACGCTATGATACATTCTCCTGGGAAACGTTCCGAAATCAAATGCATACAGCATGGAAAGCACAATGGTATGACAAGTGGAAAGAATGGAGAATATTGACTAAAAGTTTGAAAGTGGGACGTTTGTTAATAGATGATGGTGCGGTCAATAACCTCATCATAGGAACAACACGTTCTGGTAAGGGGAAACCTTTGTATTTCCAACAATTGATGCCTACTCTCGTGCAGAAATAAAGCCAGCCCTAGTCACTAATGATCCAAAAGGTGGTACGACACGTTCCTAAGTGAAAAGCTTAGGCACTGTCGAACAACAGTTCAACAGTGAACTGTCATTCTGAAAAGTCAAATGATAGGGTAACGCCTTGAAGGGCTTTCTCTAAACCTTCGACATGCGACGAAGTTAGCAAGAACCAAATCGTATGAAGTTCGAAGAAGTCGGCTGAGAGCTACCGTAAATCGAAAAGATACGAAAGCTGTCCAGAGGTGGATGGTGTAGCCTATAGGCCGGGAGTCTATAAAACACTTATGGTTAGAATGTACAATAATGCAATACGAGCTTTGAATGTGCAGACGAATCTCCGATTGTACGGGTCTATAACGGGAGCATATCGAAAGGTATGCTGACACAATTAGTGTCGTTATTGTGGATTAGTAAAAGTCTCCTTTATGAACGTCCATATATTGTTACAGGCAATATCAAGATAACAGGCTTATAGGAGAAACCTAAAAGTGTATATGCACAGATAAGAATGACGGAACGTGGTAAGCTACCAACGCGGAGGGCTTGCTTCCGATGAAACGTTTCTAGGGAAAGTACGGATGATATTAGTCCGATATATAACCTAGATTTATGGTAGTGAAAGTGGTGGCACAGTACCGATGAAGCGTCTAACGAACGTGGAGGGATAGCCACTAGTCGATTGAAGACTGAACAGTTACCAACGGTTAGCATGGATTCGGGTAAGACTAAGAGATGTAGTGCTTCTTGCAAGAAAGGAGGCTACAGCCCATGTTGAAGAAAACCAAACTTAGACATAACGAATATTACGACATGCAATCTCAATATGACGAACTATATTCGCAAAGTCTCAATGGTAACAATTTCTATAAGTTAATGGACATTATTGGTTCAGAAGAAAATATTAGATTAGCATATAGAAACATCAAAACTAATAAGGGTAGTAAAACAGCTGGCGTAGACGGATTAACAATCAAAGACATTTGGCATCTGAATGACTCACAAATTATTAAGCAGGTCAGAAGCAGACTACAACGATATCGTCCTAACGCTGTTAGGAGAGTAAATATTCCTAAAGAGGGAAGTAACAAAACACGTCCCCTAGGTATCCCTACCATTTGGGATAGGTTAGTCCAACAAAGTATATTACAAGTCTTGGAACCTATCTGTGAAGCAAAATTCTATAACCATAGTTATGGATTTAGACCAAGCAGAAGTACACATCATGCCTTAAGTCGTATGGTTAGTCTTATGAATATATATCGCAACCATTACTGTGTAGATATTGATATCAAAGGATTCTTTGATAATGTCAATCATGGAAAACTCTTAAAGCAGATGTGGACACTGGGAATCAGAGATAAATCACTTCTATGTGTGATATCAAAAATTCTCAAATCTGAAATCCATGGGGAGGGAATTCCTACTAAAGGTACACCGCAAGGTGGTATTATTTCACCATTACTCTCCAATATCGTACTTAATGAACTGGATTGGTGGATTTGTAACCAATGGGAGAACTTTACTCCCAAGAATGCAAAATTGTCACCAGGATGGCTTGTGTGGGCACGTAAGAATAGAAATCTTAAAGGTGGACATATTGTGCGTT of Bacillus sp. DX3.1 contains these proteins:
- a CDS encoding helix-turn-helix transcriptional regulator; protein product: MLYYERKTQNYSLERISQNLNIKPQVLHAIERGKSGVNAERAEKISEFFNKPVEYFFVPTYYKVRE
- a CDS encoding helix-turn-helix transcriptional regulator, producing the protein MSIFGARVKTLRLENGWSMKQLGEEIGNVTGTSFAQTTISNWENKGAEPPYSILIVIANLFDVSTDFLVGNTKKIKEEKLFMEEDQTKKTLL